CAGCAGGTTGTCGCGCACGGTGTCGTGGAACAGGTGGGTGTCCTGGACCACCATGCCGACCGCCTTGCCGAGATCGTCGAGCGACAGCTCGCGCACGTCGTGGCCGTCGACACGGACCGCGCCCTCGACCACGTCGTAGAGGCGGGGCACCAGCATGGTGACCGTGGTCTTGCCGGCGCCGGAAGGACCGACGAGGGCCACGGTCTCGCCCCGGTCGACGGTGAAGGACACGTCGCGGAGGACCCAGTCGGACTCACGGTCCGACTCCTCGACCGGCAGCTCGCCCCGCAGCGATGGCAGGGTCACGTCGACCGCGCGCGGGTAGCGGAACCAGACGCGGTCGAACTCGACATGACCGCGGGGTCGTTCCAGGCGGACGGGCGCGGCGGGCTCAGCCACCGCCGGCTGGAAGTCGAGCACCTCGAACACGCGCTGGAACGACACGAGCGCCTTGGCCAGGTCGACACGCGCGTTGGCGAGCATCGTCAACGGGGCGTAGAGCTGGGTGAGGTAGGCGGCGAAGGCGACCAACGTGCCGATGGTCACCGTCTCGCTGATCACGAGGCGTCCACCCACCCAGTAGACGAGGCCGATGCCCACCGTCGCCACGAGCGAGAACCCGACGTGGAAGATCCGGCTGGTCAACGCCGTGTCCACGCCGAGTTCACGGACACGTCCCGCACGCGCCCCGAAGGCCTCACGTTCGCGATCGGAACGGCCGAGCAGCTTGACGAGGAGCGCCCCGCCCACCTGGAATCGCTCGGTCATCTGCGTGCTCATGGCGGCGTTCGCGTCGGCGACGGCCGTTATCAATCGGTGCAGGCGTCCGCGCATACGGCGGGTGACGATGATGAACAGCGGGGCGATCGACAGCGACAGCAGGGTCAGGCGCCAGTCGAGCAAAAACATCGCCCCGAGCGTCACGACGACTCCGAGGATGGTGCTCGCCACGGACGCGATGGTCTCGGTGAAGACGCGGTAGCCGCCCTGCAGGTCCTCGGTGAGCCGGCTGGTCAGCGCGCCGGTCTGGGTGCGGGTGAAGAACGCGAACGGCAGCCGCTGGATGTGCTCGAACAGCGTCACTCGCAGGTCGTAGACCACCGCCTCGCCGAGCGTCGCCGACAGCCACCGCGCGACGACCCCGGTGGCCGCGGTCGCGACCGCGACGACGATGACGCCCAGCGACAGCACCGTGAGCAAGCCCAGGCGCCGGTCAGCGATCGCGGTGTCGATGATGGAGCGGTACAGCAGGGGCGGGATCGCGCCGAGCACGGCCGAGACGGCGACGACCGCGAACAGGCCCACGAACCTGCGCCGGTGCGGTCGTGCGAACGTCCACACGCGTGCCGCGACGTCACGCGACAGACGCGCATCATCGTCCTGCGCAGGCTCTCCCCTCGCACGCCAGGTGCTCATCACAGGTCGCCGTAGTGGCGGATCTGGTCTCCTCCGCGGAGGCTGGCGGCACCGGTGGCGTCGTCCGCAGCGATGACGAGCTGGTCAGCTGTCCCGGCGTCGCCGGGGAACGCCGCCAACCCCACGCTGAGGACGAGGTCGTCAGGCAGCTCGCGCACCGCGGTGCGGAGACGCTCGGCGACGACCTCGGCGCCGTGGCCGGCGGTCTCGGGCAGGATCGCCGCGAAGCGAGCCAGCCCCGTCCTCGCGGCGATGTCGGTGGGCCGGATGCTCGCCTCGAGTTGTGCGGCAACGGCCCGTGCCTCCGCCGTGGTCAGGGACTCCCGTCCCTCGACGCTCGCCACGAGCAACGTGAGCGTGCGGGCGTGCCGCCGTGATCGGGCGACCTCGTTCTCCAGGCGCTGACGGAACTCGCGCACCGCGTACAGGCCGGTGTCGGCGTCCCGTAGCGACAGCTCCTCGACCAGTTCGCGTTGCTCGTTGACGCGTGCCACGGCCCCTGCGAGCGATCGCGCCAGCGCGCCGACCTCGTCGGGTCGGTCGAGCACGTCGGGCGGCATCGCGTCCGGATCGGCGTGGGCGAGGACCGAGCGCAGACGGGCCAGGGGTCGCGCCACACCGCGGTACAGCGCGACCGCCCCGACGACGACCACGAGCAGACAGCTCGCGGTCGCGACCAGCACGAGCAGGGAGGCCGTGCGGTCATCGGCGCCCGCCGTCACGAGCGCGACCGCCGCTCCGACGACGACCGCAGCCAGCGGGGCGCTCGCCACGACCGCGACGGTCGTGATGCGCCCGGACAGGCCGCGCAGGTCGCTGCCCTGGTCCACGTTCAGCTCTCGCCACCTCCCCGTGTGGACGCGGTGTCGGGGGCTGCGACCCCGTCGGCCGACCCACCCGACGGATCCGACTCCGCAGCGCCAGGATCGGATACCGGATCCGGTGCGACGTCGGGCGCTGGTGGCGCGACCTCGCCGGCTCCCTCGGGGAGCCGCCTCGCGGTCTCGCCGCGCGCCCACGCCACCGCCTTCTGGTGGCGATCGTCGGGGGTGATGCCGGCGGCGACCATACGGTCGTAGAGGGACTGGGTCTCGTCGGCCTTGCCCTTCTGTGCGAACGCCCACATGAGCTCGCGGTAGGTGGGCTCGTCGATCGACACCCCGGCGGTCGCCAGGCGCTCGAGCACCTCCTTGGCGTCGTCGAGGCGCTTCGCCGCGGCGAGGCCGTTGACGATCGCCGACGACTGCGCCGCTGGGGGGTCGATGCGACGGGCCAGGAGCCGATCGACCAGCGCGACCGCATCATCGTGGCGCTTCGCGCGAGCCAGTGCGCCCAGCAGCGCGACGTAGTCGCCTGCGTGCGTCGGCTCGGAGTTCGTGGGCAGCCGATCGAGGAGCGCGATGGCATCGTCCAGGCGCCGCTGCTTGACGAGCCCGTCGACAACCTCGCGCACCTGGCGCCGGTCCGGTGGGACGTGCGCCTGACGGGCCGTGTCGAGGACCCGGATGGCGTCGTCCACGCGATCGGCCCGCACGAACCCGCTGATGATGCTCGACACCTTCGCCGGGTGGGGCTGGATGCCCAGCAGCAGCATCCAGTCGAACGCGCCCCACGCCCGGTCGAGCTGGCCGGCCGAGACCGACAGGTCGAGGAGACGCTCGAGGTTGGCGACCGTGGGCACGCCTCCGCCGTCCGCCAGATCCTCGGCGAGCCTCCACGCACCGTCGGTGTCGCCGACCTGTAGGCGTGCCTGCAGGAGCGCGTTGTGGTGGAGGCTGTTGGGATGGACCCCTGCCTGGCGTAGCCGGTCGTAGCTCGCCTGTGCGTCCTTGACCCGGCCGCTCCCGGCGTAGCTGAGCAGCAACTCGGTCTCGACGTGCGGATCGAAGTCGACTCCGGCCTTCTCGGAGAGGTCGAGCAGCTCCCGTGCACGGTCGGGGTGGCCCGACCGCGCCATCATGGTCACGAGGTCGCTGACTCGGGCTGGGTTCGGTGGCGCCCCGACGTCGATCATCGTCTGCACCAGCGAGATGGAGTCGTTGATGGCGCGACGCTGGATGCAGTCCTCGAGCAGGGCGTTGTACTCCGACGGGTGCGCCGCCGTCCCCTCGTGGGCCAGCCAGCGGACGAGCACCCGCGCCCTGTCGTAGCGACGTGCCGACAACGCGAGTCCGAGCAGATCCGAGATCGCTCGTTCGCTGGGGCGGGTGCGACTCTCGAGCAGCACGTCGAGCGCTTCGAGCGCATCCCGGGTGCGCCCGGAGCGGGCGTACCCGAGCGCGATCTGGGCGAACGCATCGGTATCGGGCTCGAAGCCCTCAGCACGCATCTGTTCGAGGACCTGCTGCGCGCCGGTGAGGTCGCGTGACTTGGTGTACACGCCGAGCAGGAGCTGGTAGTGCTCCGCGTCGGGCTCGACGCCGGAGTCGCGCATGCGATCGAACACGGCCTGCGACATCCGCGGATCGCCGGCGCCGACGTAGCGGCGCAGCGCCTCGGTGTAGCGGGCCTCATCGGTGGTGGTCACGGGTGGCCCCAGTGGGTGGACGGACACACGGAAGCTACCGTGCCACCCGACCTCCCCGTGGGCGCCCGCCAGCGACCTGTCGACGCTTACTACAGCCCGAGCAGTGCTTCGAGGCCGACCGTGAGGCCAGGCCGGTCCCGGACGCGGCGCACGGCCAGCAGCACACCGGGCATGAACGACGTTCGGTCGGTGCTGTCGTGCCGGATGCTCAGCGTCTGCCCCTCGCCACCGAACAGCACCTCCTGATGTGCCACCAGGCCCGGGAGCCGCACGCTGTGGACGCGGATGCCGTGGCGTTCCCCTCCCCGCGCACCCGGGAGCACCTCGCCCATGACCGTCGCCGGTGCCTGCTCCCGCGCGTCCGCGATCAGGTCCGCGGTCCGCACGGCGGTCCCTGAGGGCGCGTCGGCCTTGCGGTCGTGG
This DNA window, taken from Actinomycetota bacterium, encodes the following:
- a CDS encoding ABC transporter ATP-binding protein/permease — protein: MSTWRARGEPAQDDDARLSRDVAARVWTFARPHRRRFVGLFAVVAVSAVLGAIPPLLYRSIIDTAIADRRLGLLTVLSLGVIVVAVATAATGVVARWLSATLGEAVVYDLRVTLFEHIQRLPFAFFTRTQTGALTSRLTEDLQGGYRVFTETIASVASTILGVVVTLGAMFLLDWRLTLLSLSIAPLFIIVTRRMRGRLHRLITAVADANAAMSTQMTERFQVGGALLVKLLGRSDREREAFGARAGRVRELGVDTALTSRIFHVGFSLVATVGIGLVYWVGGRLVISETVTIGTLVAFAAYLTQLYAPLTMLANARVDLAKALVSFQRVFEVLDFQPAVAEPAAPVRLERPRGHVEFDRVWFRYPRAVDVTLPSLRGELPVEESDRESDWVLRDVSFTVDRGETVALVGPSGAGKTTVTMLVPRLYDVVEGAVRVDGHDVRELSLDDLGKAVGMVVQDTHLFHDTVRDNLLYANPDASERDLIEAAKAARIHDLIASLPDGYDTLVGERGYRFSGGEKQRLAIARLLLQDPAIAVLDEATAHLDSESERLIQQALGEALAGRSSIVIAHRLSTVVNADQLLVLDRGEVVERGTHGELIEAGGLYAELHRIQFSQPHLQVIEGDVETAADLAAGGQA
- a CDS encoding diguanylate cyclase, whose product is MDQGSDLRGLSGRITTVAVVASAPLAAVVVGAAVALVTAGADDRTASLLVLVATASCLLVVVVGAVALYRGVARPLARLRSVLAHADPDAMPPDVLDRPDEVGALARSLAGAVARVNEQRELVEELSLRDADTGLYAVREFRQRLENEVARSRRHARTLTLLVASVEGRESLTTAEARAVAAQLEASIRPTDIAARTGLARFAAILPETAGHGAEVVAERLRTAVRELPDDLVLSVGLAAFPGDAGTADQLVIAADDATGAASLRGGDQIRHYGDL